Proteins co-encoded in one Spiroplasma gladiatoris genomic window:
- a CDS encoding phosphoglycerate kinase, with protein sequence MKKTLKDVKVADKTVLVRVDFNVPIKDGVIGDDNRIKAAMPTIKHLVEQGSKVVLFSHLSRIKAEEDKAKKSLAPVAKRLEEIAGQKVTFIGQTRGEKLESAIKNLNSGEILLFENTRFEDVKDGEVVKFESKNNAELGKYWASLGDVFVNDAFGTAHRAHASNVGIASNIAESCVGFLVQKELEMLAKGVDAPEHPFVAIIGGAKVSDKIGVIDNLLEKADKIIIGGGMAYTFFKALGHNIGKSLCEEDKVELAKQYMEKSNGKIILPIDSANATEFKDVTPTFSGVDLPDDVMGLDIGPDSIKLFEDTLKGAKTVAWNGPMGVFEFEHYKKGTVAVCEAIANLDNAFTLIGGGDSAAAAIQNGFAEKFTHISTGGGASLEYMEGKVLPGVEAIQNA encoded by the coding sequence ATGAAAAAAACATTAAAAGATGTTAAAGTTGCTGATAAAACAGTTTTAGTTAGAGTAGATTTTAACGTACCAATAAAAGATGGAGTTATTGGAGATGATAACCGTATTAAAGCAGCAATGCCAACTATTAAACATTTAGTAGAACAAGGATCAAAAGTTGTTTTATTTTCACACTTAAGTAGAATTAAAGCAGAAGAAGATAAAGCTAAAAAATCTTTAGCACCAGTTGCTAAAAGATTAGAAGAAATTGCTGGTCAAAAAGTTACATTTATAGGACAAACTAGAGGTGAAAAACTAGAAAGTGCTATTAAAAACTTAAATAGTGGAGAAATTTTATTATTTGAAAATACTAGATTTGAAGACGTAAAAGACGGAGAAGTAGTAAAATTTGAATCAAAAAATAATGCAGAGTTAGGTAAATACTGAGCGAGTTTAGGAGATGTATTTGTAAACGATGCATTTGGTACAGCTCACCGTGCACATGCATCAAATGTTGGAATAGCTTCAAATATCGCTGAAAGTTGTGTTGGATTTTTAGTTCAAAAAGAATTAGAAATGTTGGCAAAAGGTGTAGATGCACCAGAACACCCATTCGTAGCTATAATTGGTGGAGCAAAAGTTTCAGACAAAATTGGAGTAATCGATAATTTATTAGAAAAAGCTGACAAAATTATAATTGGTGGAGGAATGGCTTATACATTCTTTAAAGCTTTAGGGCACAATATTGGTAAATCTTTATGTGAAGAAGATAAAGTTGAATTAGCAAAACAATATATGGAAAAATCAAATGGAAAGATTATTTTACCAATCGATTCAGCTAATGCAACAGAATTTAAAGATGTAACTCCAACATTTTCAGGTGTTGATTTACCAGATGATGTTATGGGATTGGACATTGGACCTGATTCTATTAAATTATTTGAAGATACATTAAAAGGTGCAAAAACAGTTGCTTGAAATGGACCTATGGGAGTATTTGAATTCGAACATTATAAAAAAGGAACAGTTGCAGTTTGTGAAGCGATTGCTAATTTAGATAACGCATTTACTTTAATTGGTGGAGGAGACTCTGCTGCTGCTGCTATTCAAAATGGTTTTGCAGAAAAATTCACTCATATTTCTACAGGAGGGGGAGCTTCTCTTGAATATATGGAAGGAAAAGTTTTACCTGGAGTAGAAGCTATCCAAAATGCTTAA
- the gap gene encoding type I glyceraldehyde-3-phosphate dehydrogenase — translation MKKIAINGFGRIGRLAFRQLFLEKDIEIVAINDLTDSKTLAYLLEYDSAHRGFMKGKVSHKDGAIIVDGKEVKILAERDASKLPWGEMGVDLVVECTGFYVSKEKSQAHIDAGAKKVIISAPATGDLKTVVFGVNHKTIDSSDQIVSAASCTTNCLSPIAKVINEKFGIVKGLMNTIHAVTNDQRLLDLPHSDLRRGRAAAWNIIPSKTGAAAAVGKVLPELNGKLDGLALRVPVITGSIVDLTCELEKKATVQEINQAIEEAVKSDKDLALALEYCTDEIVSGDVIGSKYGSIFDATLTRVMEVDGKQLVKVFSWYDNENSFTSQFVRTIKYMLSL, via the coding sequence ATGAAAAAAATCGCAATTAACGGATTCGGAAGAATCGGACGTCTAGCATTTAGACAATTGTTTTTAGAAAAAGATATTGAAATCGTTGCAATCAATGATTTAACAGATTCAAAAACATTAGCATACTTATTAGAATATGACTCAGCTCATAGAGGATTTATGAAGGGAAAAGTTTCTCATAAAGACGGAGCAATTATTGTTGACGGAAAAGAAGTAAAAATCTTAGCAGAAAGAGATGCAAGTAAATTACCATGAGGAGAAATGGGAGTTGACTTAGTAGTTGAATGTACAGGATTTTATGTTTCAAAAGAAAAATCACAAGCACATATTGATGCAGGTGCAAAAAAAGTTATTATTTCAGCACCAGCAACAGGAGATTTAAAAACTGTAGTATTTGGAGTTAACCACAAAACTATTGATTCAAGTGATCAAATTGTTTCAGCAGCTTCATGTACAACAAACTGTTTATCACCTATAGCAAAAGTTATCAACGAAAAATTTGGTATTGTTAAAGGATTAATGAACACAATTCATGCCGTAACAAACGACCAAAGATTATTAGATTTACCACACAGTGACTTACGTAGAGGACGTGCAGCAGCTTGAAATATCATTCCAAGTAAAACTGGAGCAGCAGCAGCAGTTGGTAAAGTATTACCTGAACTTAATGGTAAATTAGATGGGTTAGCACTACGTGTGCCAGTTATCACTGGATCAATCGTAGACTTAACTTGTGAATTAGAAAAAAAAGCAACAGTTCAAGAAATTAACCAAGCAATCGAAGAAGCAGTTAAATCTGACAAAGATTTAGCATTAGCTTTAGAATATTGTACAGACGAAATCGTTTCAGGAGATGTTATTGGTTCAAAATATGGATCAATCTTTGACGCAACTCTAACAAGAGTTATGGAAGTTGATGGAAAACAATTAGTTAAAGTATTCTCATGATATGATAATGAAAATTCATTTACATCACAATTTGTACGTACAATTAAATACATGCTAAGTTTATAG
- a CDS encoding type II toxin-antitoxin system antitoxin SocA domain-containing protein: protein MFFYSKKDYINFVINLLAKQNINQKFKITQIQIQKIIYIVYAYFLIFKKPIANIDFETWRWGPVIYELWKEQTKYKDQNIPLLFDVNLDKINYDYSEYNVASLIVSFMLNLNSWDIVQICHEQTPWKKLYRPNKNIKIKDNDIFKFHNENPNNFFCYIDFIVNNQK from the coding sequence ATGTTTTTTTATTCTAAAAAAGACTATATTAATTTTGTCATTAATTTATTAGCAAAACAAAATATAAATCAAAAGTTCAAAATAACTCAAATACAAATTCAAAAAATAATTTATATTGTTTATGCCTACTTTTTAATTTTTAAAAAACCTATAGCAAATATAGATTTTGAAACTTGAAGATGAGGACCTGTAATTTATGAATTATGGAAAGAACAAACAAAATATAAAGACCAAAATATCCCGCTACTTTTTGATGTAAATCTAGACAAGATTAACTACGATTATAGCGAATATAATGTAGCATCATTAATTGTTAGTTTTATGCTAAATTTAAATTCATGAGATATTGTACAAATTTGTCATGAACAAACACCTTGAAAAAAGTTATATAGACCAAATAAAAATATTAAAATCAAAGACAATGATATTTTTAAATTTCACAATGAAAATCCAAATAACTTTTTTTGCTATATTGACTTTATTGTAAATAATCAAAAATAA